The following DNA comes from Cucumis sativus cultivar 9930 chromosome 7, Cucumber_9930_V3, whole genome shotgun sequence.
TGAGGTGTTCAATGGAAGGAAAGGGAAATGGAGAAGTAGAGAACAAATCAAGCAACTTGGGAATGGGGGCATCGTTGATAGCTGCGGCGTGTGCTGCAACGATGTCAAGCCCGGCGATGGCTTTGGTGGATGAGAGACTGAGCACTGAAGGGACTGGGCTTCCATTTGGTTTGAGCAACAATCTTCTTGGTTGGATTCTGTTGGGAGTTTTTGCTCTCATTTGGGCATTCTACATTGTTTACACTTCTACTCTCGAAGAGGATGAAGAATCTGGCTTATCACTTTAAGCCAACATTTCTCCATCTTACTTACTATCATTAATTATCGCtacttttgttattgttgtggATATTTTGTCTTTGGCTTGAATTCTGTAGAAGCTTTTGAATTCATATCATACAAGCCTTTCGTTGGGTATCAATGTAGAAAGCCGTGAATGTGATTCATAACTATGTGTCATCGTTTCATTTCTCTGATCCTTTTTTCTGTATCGTAAATTACCAttaagtttttgaaatctaagtttataaaactctttttcatttctaaatttttttggtgTGTTGTCCAAAAAACcgaattaagttttaaaaagtaaaatacaaaacatagttaattgattgtttaagaaaagggaaaaattaatttagggGATTTGGGAAaaaccaaacataaatataatgcaaaaattaaaatatttgttatatagattatatttgacatcttttataaatacgtataaaatatagaaagtatcttatttttcaatgaGAAGGTAGAAGGTAATAAGAAGTCTATAGCTTGGGTTGGAAATATCATTGAATTTGCTAATGTCtctatttttgtcatttttttaaacaaatatcggtagaattaatcatatttcaaatataaccaaacgtaacaaaatatcataatctaCCTACAGTTTTTTGGacaatttatcaataattttagaagttttttcctttaaaatattctttttacaaatttttttcttttatataaaagtatattttattgagacataaaatgtgaaatttattttttttagaaacttttaaatttgaagtataaatttagatataaaattttgttttttagcggtttt
Coding sequences within:
- the LOC101218005 gene encoding photosystem II reaction center W protein, chloroplastic isoform X2, producing MAAVTSAAAATVRTSLVQNRLLPSASPAPFLLGLPALGKKGGVRCSMEGKGNGEVENKSSNLGMGASLIAAACAATMSSPAMALVDERLSTEGTGLPFGLSNNLLGWILLGVFALIWAFYIVYTSTLEEDEESGLSL
- the LOC101218005 gene encoding photosystem II reaction center W protein, chloroplastic isoform X1, whose protein sequence is MAAVTSAAAATVRTSLVQNRLLPSASPAPFLLVCMDIFDIGLPALGKKGGVRCSMEGKGNGEVENKSSNLGMGASLIAAACAATMSSPAMALVDERLSTEGTGLPFGLSNNLLGWILLGVFALIWAFYIVYTSTLEEDEESGLSL